Proteins co-encoded in one uncultured Draconibacterium sp. genomic window:
- a CDS encoding alpha/beta hydrolase-fold protein encodes MNNQKILKKIWSLFIATFIICGAQAQEIQQTRGVELVSPEINGDNSVTFRLHAENAQSVAVSGSWMEFGQNLKMKKGDDGVWSATTKALEPSMYHYNFILDGVSIIDPRNPKALRDGTRYASTLIIPGEASEVFQVNDVPHGSVTKVWYDSPTLELNRRMYVYTPPGYENSKEKYPVLYLLHGGGGDEDAWTSLGRANYIMDNLIATGKAKPMIVVMTNGNAEQSAAVTDWSKEPDASQSFGPGANGGEQEIIDGMTKFPNSLVNDVIPYVEKHYRVIGNSENRAIAGLSMGCLQTQITAMTNPGLFQYIGCFSLGIHFNTPFDLISNNILIPAYDKHLETMTNKLFYVGCGTEDFCYEGVQTLRKKLGEHNFEYVYNETDGGHTWANWRIYLADYAPRLFK; translated from the coding sequence AATACAACAAACAAGAGGTGTTGAGCTTGTTTCTCCCGAGATAAACGGAGACAACAGCGTAACTTTCCGCTTACATGCTGAAAATGCTCAATCGGTTGCTGTTAGCGGAAGCTGGATGGAATTTGGTCAGAACTTGAAAATGAAAAAAGGAGATGATGGTGTTTGGTCGGCAACAACAAAGGCGTTGGAACCATCCATGTATCACTACAATTTTATACTTGATGGAGTGAGTATCATTGATCCCCGAAACCCGAAAGCTTTGCGCGACGGAACACGTTATGCAAGTACCTTAATTATTCCCGGCGAAGCTTCTGAAGTTTTTCAGGTAAACGATGTTCCTCACGGATCGGTCACCAAAGTGTGGTATGATTCCCCAACCCTTGAGCTGAATCGGAGAATGTACGTGTACACACCTCCCGGTTATGAAAACAGCAAGGAAAAATACCCGGTGCTTTACTTGTTACATGGTGGTGGTGGCGACGAAGATGCCTGGACTTCTTTGGGCCGGGCAAACTATATTATGGATAACCTGATTGCTACAGGAAAAGCTAAACCAATGATTGTAGTGATGACCAATGGGAATGCTGAACAAAGTGCTGCTGTAACTGATTGGTCAAAAGAACCGGATGCTTCACAGAGTTTTGGCCCAGGGGCGAATGGTGGTGAACAGGAAATTATAGACGGGATGACGAAATTTCCCAATAGCTTGGTAAACGATGTAATACCTTATGTAGAAAAACATTACCGGGTAATTGGAAACAGTGAAAATCGTGCCATTGCCGGTCTGTCGATGGGATGTTTGCAAACACAAATAACTGCCATGACAAATCCTGGATTGTTTCAGTATATTGGCTGTTTTAGCCTGGGAATTCATTTTAATACACCATTCGATCTCATTTCCAACAATATTCTGATACCCGCCTATGACAAACACCTGGAAACCATGACAAACAAATTGTTTTATGTGGGCTGCGGAACAGAAGATTTCTGCTACGAAGGTGTACAAACACTACGGAAAAAGCTCGGTGAGCACAACTTCGAATACGTTTATAATGAAACCGATGGAGGTCATACCTGGGCCAACTGGAGAATCTATTTGGCGGATTATGCTCCGCGTCTTTTTAAATAA
- a CDS encoding carboxylesterase family protein produces MKHQLLRNLCVLAAGVFLFSSCQNAGTQTTNDPYATPGSHPMVANSETAQVSTESGDVIGYVHKGVYNYKGIPYAKAERFMPPQKPDKWEGVRSSRSYGPVCPIDVASMILNDEMEFAQQHNFWFMKEDACQNLNVWSPGINDGKKRPVMVWLHGGGYTAGSSCELPSYDGENLSRTGDVVVVSVNHRLNVLGFLDLSAVDEKYAESANVGMMDIVAALHWVRDNIANFGGDPENVTIFGQSGGGGKVATLMYAPSAKGLFHKAIMQSGVAGQFGSKEATQKLGLATLAELGLKKSEVEKLQQVPYDELLAAGNRAITKAAGAGLGRLGWAPSCDGTFIPLQPGAPGAEDWAKDVPLIIGSNKVEFGDFTAPSGMLHADEATVIDYLKEKYGDKTDAYVAAFKKAYPNTNMPSDMTDVDIMFRPMLLEYAQLRSSFTGNAPVYNYVFKWNAPHLDGMLKSAHCMEIAFVFNNIERTEEYNSGSSEAYALAAKMSKTWATFAHTGNPNNDAMPEWEPFTPDGGACMLFDNQSELVHNHDKELIEVATSVPQQSLF; encoded by the coding sequence ATGAAGCATCAATTATTAAGAAATCTGTGTGTTTTAGCAGCTGGAGTATTCCTATTTTCTTCCTGTCAGAATGCCGGAACACAAACAACAAATGATCCTTATGCAACGCCTGGTTCACATCCGATGGTTGCTAACAGCGAAACAGCACAGGTTTCAACCGAATCGGGAGATGTAATTGGCTATGTACACAAAGGAGTGTACAACTATAAAGGAATACCTTATGCAAAAGCTGAACGTTTTATGCCTCCACAAAAGCCCGACAAGTGGGAAGGGGTAAGAAGTTCCCGTTCATATGGACCTGTTTGTCCTATTGATGTGGCTTCAATGATATTGAACGACGAAATGGAGTTTGCTCAGCAACACAATTTCTGGTTTATGAAGGAAGATGCTTGCCAGAACCTGAATGTTTGGTCGCCCGGAATTAACGACGGTAAAAAACGTCCGGTAATGGTTTGGCTACATGGTGGTGGATATACAGCCGGTTCGTCGTGCGAATTACCAAGTTACGATGGCGAAAACCTGAGCCGAACAGGCGATGTGGTGGTGGTTTCTGTTAATCATCGTTTGAATGTGCTTGGATTTCTGGATCTCTCTGCGGTAGACGAGAAATATGCCGAATCTGCCAATGTTGGAATGATGGATATTGTAGCTGCTCTTCATTGGGTGCGTGATAATATTGCCAATTTTGGCGGCGATCCCGAAAATGTGACCATTTTTGGACAGTCGGGCGGTGGCGGAAAAGTAGCAACTTTAATGTATGCGCCATCTGCAAAAGGATTATTCCATAAAGCCATTATGCAAAGTGGTGTGGCGGGGCAATTTGGCTCCAAAGAAGCTACGCAAAAGTTGGGGCTGGCTACTCTTGCTGAACTTGGACTGAAGAAGAGCGAAGTTGAAAAATTGCAGCAAGTGCCTTACGATGAATTACTGGCGGCAGGTAACCGCGCTATTACTAAGGCCGCCGGTGCCGGATTAGGCCGCCTTGGTTGGGCTCCTTCGTGCGATGGCACTTTTATTCCTCTGCAACCAGGTGCCCCGGGAGCCGAAGATTGGGCGAAAGATGTTCCACTTATCATCGGTTCCAATAAGGTTGAATTCGGAGATTTTACAGCTCCCTCCGGGATGTTGCATGCCGATGAGGCAACGGTTATTGACTATCTAAAAGAGAAATATGGCGATAAAACCGATGCTTATGTTGCTGCTTTCAAGAAGGCTTATCCAAATACAAACATGCCTTCGGATATGACCGATGTGGATATCATGTTTCGCCCCATGTTGTTGGAATATGCTCAACTTAGGTCGTCATTTACAGGAAATGCACCGGTTTACAATTACGTTTTTAAATGGAATGCGCCACACCTTGACGGAATGTTGAAATCGGCTCATTGCATGGAAATCGCTTTTGTTTTCAATAACATCGAACGCACCGAGGAATATAATAGCGGATCATCGGAAGCTTATGCTTTGGCTGCTAAAATGAGTAAAACATGGGCTACTTTCGCACACACCGGCAATCCAAATAACGATGCTATGCCTGAGTGGGAGCCGTTTACGCCCGACGGTGGCGCCTGTATGTTATTTGATAATCAATCGGAGTTAGTGCATAATCATGATAAAGAGCTGATCGAAGTGGCTACTTCGGTACCACAACAAAGCTTGTTTTAA
- a CDS encoding serine hydrolase domain-containing protein, with translation MKKLTLLFALCIFLLGVTNAQTTSIIKSHKLEEMPPESAGISAQRLARIDKMCEEEVAKGNLPGIVSLVARNGKIVHWKAYGVANEAGDKMERDAIFRIASQSKAITSTAVMMLWEEGKFQLDDPISKYIPAFKNQQVLTNFRYSDTTWTGVPVKNEITIRHLLSHTSGIGYGVIDGDERFKMLYKKAGVTDLFSTKNITIEESVKKLAQLPLHHEPGTQFTYSEGLDVLGYFIEIVSGMPFDKYLKTHIFDPLGMEDTWFYQPEKNINRVVEVQTPVNGEWQKYPVTFYDTDYPIKGAKTFFSGGAGLSSTAKDYAIFLQMYLNGGEYNGVRLLSRKTVDVILSNQIGDIWGDSDTKFGLAFELLTEKGQRKGGLGSEGTFNWGGYFNTQYFADPKENVIGIIMKQTQGPENDITGWKFRQLVFQAIDD, from the coding sequence ATGAAGAAGCTAACACTACTTTTTGCGCTCTGTATTTTCTTGTTGGGCGTAACGAATGCCCAAACCACTTCAATAATAAAATCGCACAAATTAGAGGAGATGCCTCCCGAGAGTGCCGGTATTTCTGCCCAGCGATTGGCACGAATTGATAAAATGTGTGAAGAAGAAGTTGCCAAAGGAAATCTTCCTGGGATTGTTTCGCTGGTGGCACGTAACGGGAAAATTGTTCATTGGAAAGCCTACGGGGTTGCCAACGAAGCCGGTGATAAAATGGAACGCGATGCTATTTTTCGAATTGCATCACAATCAAAAGCAATTACTTCAACAGCAGTGATGATGTTGTGGGAAGAAGGTAAATTTCAGTTGGATGATCCCATCTCGAAATATATTCCAGCGTTTAAAAATCAGCAGGTTCTTACCAATTTTAGGTACAGCGATACCACCTGGACCGGAGTTCCTGTAAAAAACGAAATCACCATTCGTCATCTTTTGTCGCATACTTCAGGCATTGGTTACGGTGTAATTGATGGCGATGAACGTTTTAAAATGCTGTACAAAAAAGCCGGTGTAACCGACCTGTTCTCCACTAAAAATATTACCATTGAAGAAAGTGTAAAGAAGCTTGCCCAATTGCCTTTACACCACGAACCAGGAACGCAATTCACATACAGTGAAGGATTGGACGTGTTGGGCTATTTCATCGAGATTGTATCAGGAATGCCCTTCGACAAATACCTAAAAACGCATATTTTCGATCCGCTGGGAATGGAAGATACCTGGTTTTATCAACCTGAAAAGAATATCAATCGAGTAGTTGAGGTTCAGACTCCGGTTAACGGCGAATGGCAAAAATACCCGGTAACTTTTTACGATACCGATTACCCGATTAAAGGCGCTAAAACATTTTTCTCAGGAGGAGCCGGTTTGTCGAGTACGGCAAAAGACTATGCCATTTTTTTGCAAATGTACCTGAACGGCGGAGAATACAATGGAGTTCGCCTGTTGAGCCGAAAAACGGTTGATGTAATTTTATCGAATCAGATTGGAGATATTTGGGGCGATTCAGATACCAAATTTGGTTTGGCCTTTGAGCTGTTAACCGAAAAAGGACAACGCAAAGGAGGTTTAGGAAGCGAGGGTACTTTCAATTGGGGTGGTTATTTTAATACTCAGTATTTTGCCGATCCTAAGGAAAACGTGATCGGTATAATTATGAAACAAACACAAGGTCCGGAAAACGATATTACGGGGTGGAAATTTCGCCAGTTGGTATTTCAAGCCATCGATGATTAG
- a CDS encoding Dps family protein, whose protein sequence is MKAKDQITVEKLNQLLADYQIHYQNLRGLHWNIKGQFFFALHARFEEYYNQAAEVVDEIAERILMLGGQPLHTFEDYTKTAKLDVVANVSEAKPAVESVLKSQRYFQESFNEILEVAGENNDEATAAMMSDWIGHTEKEIWMLESFLA, encoded by the coding sequence ATGAAAGCAAAAGATCAAATTACAGTAGAGAAATTAAATCAGTTATTAGCAGATTACCAAATTCATTACCAAAACCTGCGCGGGTTACACTGGAATATTAAAGGACAATTCTTCTTTGCATTACACGCACGTTTTGAAGAGTATTACAACCAGGCAGCCGAAGTTGTAGATGAAATCGCAGAGCGTATTCTAATGTTGGGAGGTCAGCCACTGCATACTTTCGAGGACTATACAAAAACTGCCAAATTAGATGTGGTTGCTAACGTTTCGGAGGCCAAACCAGCTGTTGAAAGTGTACTGAAAAGCCAACGTTATTTTCAAGAAAGCTTTAATGAAATTCTTGAAGTTGCCGGAGAAAATAACGACGAAGCTACTGCCGCTATGATGAGTGACTGGATTGGACATACCGAAAAAGAAATCTGGATGTTGGAGTCGTTCCTGGCATAA
- a CDS encoding hydrogen peroxide-inducible genes activator — translation MNIVQLEYLKEIYVCGSFSVAADRLGLTQPALSLQIQKLEEELEFKLIDRTKRPFQFTDEGKVFYEKSLEILKQIEALKQISINISEEVSGKVRVGVIPTLAPYLVPLFIQQLAKDYPALQLEIYELKTEVIINEIKMGDIDCGIISTPVSATNISVTPLFYERFYAYLSEDHPLFDEDSIDIKSIQQEDIWYLEEGNCFQNQVNSICQLNPQKKNKHQLVYHSNSIESLRRIVEHKRGLTFIPELATINIPAEQEELIKEIVPNEPVREISLITAKRFAKERQVNALQEVIKSSIPARMVKKPQEGIVDTRL, via the coding sequence ATGAATATCGTACAACTGGAATATCTGAAAGAAATATATGTATGTGGTTCGTTTTCGGTGGCTGCCGACAGGTTGGGGCTTACACAGCCTGCATTAAGTCTGCAGATTCAGAAACTGGAAGAAGAGTTGGAATTTAAATTGATAGATCGTACCAAACGACCTTTTCAATTTACTGATGAAGGGAAGGTTTTTTACGAGAAGTCGCTGGAAATTTTAAAGCAGATTGAAGCGTTAAAACAAATTTCCATAAACATTAGCGAAGAGGTTAGCGGGAAGGTAAGAGTTGGAGTTATTCCTACTTTGGCGCCTTATCTGGTTCCGCTTTTTATTCAGCAATTGGCAAAAGACTATCCGGCTTTGCAGCTGGAAATATACGAGCTTAAAACCGAAGTCATTATTAATGAGATAAAAATGGGGGATATTGATTGTGGTATCATTTCTACGCCTGTTTCGGCAACAAATATTTCCGTAACTCCTCTGTTTTACGAACGGTTTTATGCCTACTTATCTGAAGATCATCCTTTGTTTGATGAGGATTCTATCGATATTAAATCAATTCAGCAGGAAGATATCTGGTACCTTGAAGAGGGGAATTGTTTTCAGAACCAGGTGAATTCGATTTGTCAATTGAATCCGCAAAAGAAAAATAAACACCAATTGGTTTATCATAGTAACTCCATTGAATCGTTGCGGCGCATTGTTGAGCATAAAAGAGGGCTGACTTTTATTCCGGAATTGGCGACCATTAATATTCCTGCCGAGCAGGAAGAGCTGATCAAAGAAATTGTGCCAAATGAGCCGGTTCGCGAAATAAGCCTTATAACTGCCAAACGATTTGCCAAAGAACGGCAGGTTAATGCTTTACAGGAGGTTATAAAAAGCAGTATTCCGGCCCGTATGGTTAAAAAACCACAAGAGGGAATTGTGGACACGCGCTTATAA
- a CDS encoding DUF6686 family protein — MEILIETQNGMIFKCPKCDALHVEYKNLNFNFKEKDFWKFADYIKNLDGEEWVRRNRSSNFKRKIIIPVGSQIFNVLLNAEELQELKHLVNFEKDTTLFQQTMQVRGLEFTSHLN, encoded by the coding sequence ATGGAAATACTTATAGAGACTCAAAATGGAATGATTTTTAAATGCCCCAAATGCGATGCTTTGCATGTTGAATACAAAAATCTGAATTTTAATTTTAAGGAAAAGGACTTCTGGAAGTTTGCCGATTATATTAAGAATCTGGATGGCGAAGAATGGGTGAGACGGAACAGATCGTCGAACTTTAAACGTAAAATAATTATACCAGTTGGTAGCCAGATTTTTAATGTTTTGCTAAATGCCGAGGAGTTGCAAGAGTTAAAACACCTGGTAAATTTTGAAAAAGATACAACCCTTTTTCAGCAAACCATGCAAGTGAGAGGTCTGGAGTTTACTTCGCATTTAAATTAA
- a CDS encoding formate/nitrite transporter family protein, producing MSLYSPKEIIKEAGKLAIAKDNYSAKKILTLAFLAGAYIAFGGLLAILVGGGVPGIGAENPGIPKFLMGAMFPVGLMIVVMAGAELFTGNNAYFMPNVLEGKQRWTAPLRNWSLVYIGNFVGAVFVAYFLVHLTHLVHAEPWANMVEKIAVGKTSNPFFTTFLKGIGANWLVCLALWMGMSAQHTSGKILGIWWPVMAFVTMGFEHSIANMFFIPLAIFEGADISWATFVVKNLIPATLGNIVGGGFFVGTLYWYTYAKEK from the coding sequence ATGAGTTTATATTCACCAAAAGAAATAATTAAAGAGGCCGGGAAGCTGGCTATTGCAAAAGACAATTATTCAGCAAAAAAAATACTGACATTGGCATTTTTGGCTGGAGCTTACATTGCTTTTGGCGGACTGCTGGCCATTTTAGTTGGTGGTGGTGTGCCCGGTATTGGCGCTGAAAATCCGGGAATTCCGAAGTTTCTTATGGGAGCCATGTTCCCCGTTGGACTGATGATAGTAGTTATGGCCGGAGCCGAACTTTTTACCGGCAACAATGCTTATTTTATGCCCAATGTATTGGAAGGCAAACAACGCTGGACTGCTCCGCTTCGCAACTGGTCGTTGGTTTATATAGGTAATTTTGTTGGGGCTGTGTTCGTAGCTTATTTTCTGGTGCACCTCACTCATTTGGTACACGCTGAGCCCTGGGCAAACATGGTCGAAAAAATCGCCGTCGGGAAAACCTCTAATCCGTTTTTCACTACATTCTTAAAAGGTATAGGCGCTAACTGGTTGGTTTGTCTGGCACTTTGGATGGGCATGTCCGCACAACATACAAGCGGAAAGATTTTGGGCATCTGGTGGCCGGTTATGGCTTTTGTTACCATGGGGTTTGAGCACAGCATTGCCAATATGTTTTTTATTCCACTGGCAATTTTCGAAGGTGCTGATATTAGCTGGGCAACTTTTGTGGTAAAAAACCTGATTCCGGCAACACTTGGAAACATTGTTGGCGGGGGCTTTTTTGTAGGCACTTTGTATTGGTATACTTATGCCAAAGAGAAATAG
- the pflA gene encoding pyruvate formate-lyase-activating protein encodes MSSTENKLIVHSIESFGTHDGPGIRLVVFLQGCNLQCKYCQNADTITPKGGTPTEIESLVKRAGNMKTYFGDDGGVTVSGGEPMFQSKALIPFFEALRKEGIHTNIDTNGLIRTPEAKHLISELADLIMFDVKATTEEGFKTITGAKGLSRLLENIRLREQNKKPYWLRYVLVPGYTDSEEALNWLIKAFSGNTYLEKFEILPYHKLGTYKWESLGMDYQFKDVNENTPEQINRAFEMLKPHFKDVIVK; translated from the coding sequence ATGTCTTCAACTGAAAATAAATTAATCGTACATTCCATCGAATCGTTTGGCACACACGATGGCCCGGGAATTCGTTTGGTCGTGTTTTTACAGGGCTGCAATCTGCAATGTAAATATTGCCAGAATGCGGATACCATTACGCCCAAAGGCGGAACACCAACCGAAATCGAGAGTTTGGTAAAACGTGCCGGAAATATGAAAACGTACTTTGGCGATGATGGTGGAGTTACCGTTTCGGGTGGAGAACCGATGTTCCAAAGTAAAGCACTGATTCCCTTTTTCGAGGCGTTGAGAAAAGAGGGAATTCACACCAATATCGACACCAACGGATTGATACGCACACCAGAAGCAAAACATTTAATCTCGGAGCTGGCTGACCTGATAATGTTTGATGTGAAAGCCACAACTGAAGAAGGTTTTAAAACGATTACAGGAGCAAAAGGACTGAGCCGTTTACTGGAGAACATTCGACTTCGTGAGCAAAATAAAAAACCATACTGGCTCCGTTATGTGCTGGTTCCGGGCTACACCGACAGCGAGGAAGCATTAAACTGGTTAATAAAAGCGTTTTCAGGAAACACTTACCTGGAGAAATTTGAAATACTCCCCTACCACAAACTAGGTACCTACAAATGGGAATCGCTGGGAATGGACTATCAGTTTAAGGATGTAAATGAAAATACTCCCGAACAAATCAACCGTGCTTTTGAAATGCTAAAACCGCATTTTAAAGATGTAATTGTGAAGTAA
- the pflB gene encoding formate C-acetyltransferase, translated as MDLENTFKTGRWCKAIEVKDFVTLNITPYTGDHKFLEGPTARTSKLWDLCKEALKEERQNNGLRDVNVNVVSGMTAFEAGYIDKESEVIVGLQTDKLLKRAMKPYGGYNVVKKALSEHGLKPNPVVHESFSKYTKTHNDGVFDAYTDEIRKFRSLGFLTGLPDNYARGRIIGDYRRVALYGINRLIEAKKEDLQKITGPMTDATIRLREEVSEQIRALSDMIEMGTIYGLDLSRPAQNAREAVQWTYMAYLAAVKEQDGAAMSLGSVSSFLDIFIEKDIQDGKITETDAQEYIDQFVMKLRMVRHLRMEAYDQIFAGDPTWVTESIGGLLIDGRSKVTKTSFRFLNTLYNLGPSPEPNITILWSKNLPKGFKDYCAKVSIETSSIQYENDDLMRTSSNCDDYGIACCVSMQELGKHIQFFGARTNLAKTLLLAVNSGRCENTGTQMVDGVPFLEDEYLDYDKVIANFKTTMKEVARVYNEAMNIIHYMHDKYYYEKAQMALIDTNPKINIAYGIAGLSIVADSLSAIKHAKVKPIRDENGLTVDFQIEGDFPKYGNDDDRVDHIARDVVEHFNMELEKLPVYKNAMPTMSVLTITSNVVYGKKTGATPDGRAKGVPFAPGANPMHGRDTHGVIASLNSVAKIDYKDSKDGISNTLSVVPKSLGATPEMRIENLVRTLDGYFGCNAQHLNVNVLDRDTLLHAMEHPEDHPQLTIRVSGYAVNFVRLTREQQQEVLTRSFHETM; from the coding sequence ATGGATTTAGAAAACACTTTCAAAACAGGACGATGGTGTAAAGCCATTGAAGTGAAAGATTTTGTAACTTTAAATATCACCCCGTATACCGGCGATCACAAATTTCTGGAAGGGCCAACAGCACGCACCAGCAAGTTATGGGATTTATGCAAAGAAGCCCTTAAAGAAGAGCGTCAAAACAATGGGTTACGCGATGTAAATGTTAATGTAGTTTCAGGAATGACAGCTTTTGAAGCCGGTTATATCGATAAGGAAAGCGAAGTTATTGTTGGCTTACAAACCGACAAATTGCTAAAACGTGCCATGAAACCTTATGGAGGTTACAACGTGGTGAAAAAGGCTTTATCGGAACACGGATTAAAACCAAATCCTGTCGTTCACGAAAGTTTCAGTAAGTACACCAAAACCCACAACGATGGTGTTTTTGATGCTTATACTGATGAGATCAGAAAATTCCGCTCACTGGGTTTCCTCACAGGTCTGCCTGACAATTATGCCCGCGGACGAATTATTGGCGATTACCGCCGTGTGGCCTTGTACGGGATCAACCGTTTGATTGAGGCAAAAAAAGAAGACCTGCAAAAAATCACCGGTCCGATGACTGATGCTACCATTCGTTTGCGCGAAGAAGTTTCGGAGCAAATCCGTGCGTTGAGCGACATGATTGAAATGGGAACCATTTATGGCTTGGATCTTTCGCGCCCGGCACAAAATGCACGCGAAGCCGTTCAGTGGACTTATATGGCTTACCTTGCTGCGGTAAAAGAACAAGACGGTGCAGCAATGTCGCTGGGTAGCGTTTCTTCTTTCCTCGATATTTTTATTGAAAAAGATATTCAGGACGGTAAAATTACCGAAACCGACGCACAGGAATACATCGACCAGTTTGTAATGAAACTACGCATGGTTCGCCATCTGCGTATGGAAGCGTATGACCAGATTTTTGCCGGCGACCCAACCTGGGTAACCGAGAGTATTGGCGGATTACTGATTGACGGACGTAGCAAAGTAACTAAAACTTCGTTCCGTTTCCTGAACACACTTTACAACCTTGGACCATCGCCCGAGCCAAATATTACCATTCTTTGGTCGAAAAACCTGCCAAAAGGTTTTAAAGATTACTGTGCCAAAGTATCTATCGAAACCTCATCAATTCAGTACGAAAACGACGATTTGATGCGTACCAGCTCAAACTGCGACGACTACGGAATTGCATGTTGTGTATCGATGCAGGAACTGGGAAAACACATCCAGTTTTTTGGCGCACGTACCAACCTGGCAAAAACACTGCTGCTGGCAGTTAACAGCGGCCGCTGCGAAAATACCGGAACACAAATGGTTGATGGCGTTCCGTTTTTGGAAGACGAATACCTGGATTACGACAAGGTAATTGCCAACTTTAAAACCACCATGAAAGAAGTAGCGCGTGTATACAACGAAGCGATGAACATCATTCATTACATGCACGACAAATACTACTACGAAAAAGCTCAAATGGCACTTATCGATACCAATCCGAAAATAAATATTGCCTATGGTATTGCCGGATTGTCGATTGTTGCCGACTCGCTTTCAGCTATAAAACACGCTAAAGTAAAACCAATTCGCGATGAAAATGGACTTACAGTTGATTTTCAGATTGAAGGCGATTTCCCTAAATATGGAAACGACGACGACCGTGTTGACCACATTGCACGCGATGTCGTGGAGCATTTTAATATGGAGCTGGAAAAACTTCCGGTATACAAAAATGCCATGCCAACCATGTCGGTACTTACTATTACATCGAATGTAGTTTACGGGAAAAAAACCGGAGCCACTCCCGACGGACGTGCCAAAGGAGTTCCTTTTGCTCCTGGTGCCAACCCTATGCACGGCCGCGATACACACGGAGTAATCGCGTCGTTAAACTCAGTGGCAAAAATCGATTATAAAGATTCGAAAGATGGTATTTCAAATACGCTGTCGGTTGTGCCTAAATCGTTGGGAGCAACTCCTGAAATGCGCATTGAGAACCTGGTTCGTACACTTGATGGTTATTTTGGTTGCAACGCACAACACCTGAATGTGAATGTGCTTGACCGCGACACGCTTCTTCATGCCATGGAGCATCCTGAAGATCACCCACAGTTAACGATCCGGGTATCAGGGTACGCCGTAAACTTTGTTCGTTTAACACGCGAACAACAGCAGGAAGTGCTTACGCGATCGTTCCACGAAACAATGTAA
- a CDS encoding cation diffusion facilitator family transporter yields the protein MAEHHHGHGHHHHHHHDIRGTKLLWVTVLNLSITIVQIIGGIISNSLSLLSDALHNLGDSSAIFIAFLAGKRSRKPSDKQKTFGYKRVEILAALFNGVVLIGICLYLFFEAYERFINPEPIKGKIMFIVATFGLLANLISVFVLNKDKDHNLNVRAAYLHLLGDTFSSVAVIIGGIAIWKFEVFWIDPLVTVLVGIYIIYHTWDVVKETVDILMQSTPDNIDLVSIKKEVEKIPEIDNIHHIHVWKLDDTQIHLEAHINLEDNISMLELMEVRAKAEKLLHDKFGIEHITLQAGYDCCGNNAELLAH from the coding sequence ATGGCAGAACATCATCACGGTCATGGGCATCATCACCATCATCATCACGATATAAGAGGGACGAAATTATTATGGGTAACGGTTTTAAATCTCTCCATTACCATTGTGCAGATTATCGGCGGAATTATTTCGAATAGTTTGTCGTTACTGTCGGATGCATTGCATAATCTGGGCGATTCGTCGGCAATTTTTATTGCATTTCTGGCAGGTAAACGAAGCCGGAAACCTTCGGATAAGCAAAAGACGTTTGGTTATAAACGTGTTGAAATTTTGGCAGCTCTTTTTAACGGAGTGGTGCTGATTGGGATTTGTTTGTACCTGTTTTTTGAGGCTTACGAACGTTTTATTAATCCCGAGCCCATAAAAGGGAAGATCATGTTTATTGTGGCCACTTTTGGTTTGCTGGCCAACCTTATTTCTGTTTTTGTGCTGAATAAGGACAAGGACCATAACCTGAATGTACGGGCGGCTTATTTACACTTGTTAGGCGACACATTTTCTTCGGTGGCGGTGATTATTGGTGGCATTGCCATTTGGAAATTCGAGGTTTTCTGGATTGATCCGCTGGTTACCGTTTTGGTGGGTATCTACATTATTTATCATACCTGGGATGTGGTGAAAGAAACGGTAGATATTCTAATGCAGTCAACTCCTGATAATATTGATCTTGTAAGTATTAAAAAGGAAGTAGAGAAGATTCCGGAGATCGATAATATTCATCATATTCATGTATGGAAGCTCGATGATACGCAAATTCATTTGGAAGCGCATATTAATCTGGAAGACAACATTAGTATGTTGGAGTTAATGGAAGTTCGTGCAAAAGCGGAAAAATTGCTTCATGATAAATTTGGTATTGAACACATAACGTTGCAGGCCGGTTATGACTGTTGCGGTAACAATGCAGAGCTGCTTGCACATTAA